Proteins co-encoded in one Acidithiobacillus caldus ATCC 51756 genomic window:
- a CDS encoding flagellar hook-basal body complex protein FliE encodes MPIPAISLTSSTMANMLEQLRALTVPQTGQTPLVPATAWRSDASGSGFSELIRKGLAEVSSAQAASNAEQRAFAAGGPEAPSLAQTMLSMQKSDIAFQELIAIRNELTRGYETLISMPV; translated from the coding sequence GTGCCCATCCCCGCGATTTCTTTGACAAGCTCCACCATGGCGAACATGCTGGAGCAGTTGCGTGCTCTGACGGTCCCGCAGACGGGGCAGACCCCGTTGGTCCCTGCAACTGCATGGCGTTCCGATGCAAGCGGGTCTGGATTTTCCGAGTTGATTCGTAAGGGATTGGCAGAAGTTTCGTCTGCACAGGCCGCGTCCAATGCCGAACAGCGCGCCTTTGCGGCCGGAGGTCCGGAGGCTCCATCGTTAGCGCAGACCATGTTGTCCATGCAGAAAAGTGATATCGCATTCCAAGAACTTATCGCTATTCGTAATGAGTTAACGCGCGGCTATGAGACATTGATCTCCATGCCGGTCTGA
- the fliF gene encoding flagellar basal-body MS-ring/collar protein FliF, protein MRIPFSVTNGPSDFRNWWHSRNQRQRLTILGGIALVLAASLGIGEAVSHTSYAVVYSGLSPQTGGSVIAALQKGGIPFRLLDNGNVIEVPKADAARVRLQLAEQGLPAQATSALWHQLQNEKLGTSSFVEHTTYIRALEAGLSKDIESIQGVEAATVNLAIPNRTPFLERMPSPKAAVTLKLAPGMMLTQEQVYGITHLVASSVPGLKAGSVTVVDQYGRALTAKPTGSQSSAILRLQQRVESAYRKQIVDLLAPIVGGKRNLRVAVDANIDLSHTQKSFVTYGMGHVVTAAVESSRTKGSASSSTFGIPGALSNQPPGNPQAPITAPATSAAPGLTLQEIRAMIPRSSQANQRFHYVLDKTVGFTKGEPWRLTSLSVSVLINGKSISPTSAVSAKPVSASTVSGVSAATTSAVRPASKRRTLAGIPEYGPKTLLQLKRMVTNTIHASAPQGTVVLSVLPYERPAPIPHLPWWRRISPWVVWSRLEWFLLGLIALLLFRKLAVEFMKQRKTIFSQQPSSDASSSGEDAPDKGRSNVPPVQNVSPSIPLDHATLDLNGVSQASLEENLNTIKELIRSDTVRAVEVIREWIGNLGEVDGNG, encoded by the coding sequence ATGCGGATACCGTTTTCCGTAACCAACGGTCCGAGTGATTTTCGGAACTGGTGGCACTCCCGGAACCAACGTCAGCGTCTCACCATTTTGGGTGGGATAGCTTTGGTATTGGCCGCGTCCCTGGGGATTGGGGAGGCCGTCAGCCATACCAGCTACGCCGTCGTCTATTCCGGGCTCAGTCCACAGACAGGGGGGAGCGTTATAGCTGCCTTGCAGAAAGGCGGTATACCGTTCCGGCTGCTGGACAATGGCAACGTGATTGAGGTGCCGAAAGCGGATGCAGCACGGGTGCGCTTACAGTTAGCCGAACAAGGATTGCCCGCTCAGGCGACGAGTGCGCTCTGGCATCAATTGCAGAACGAGAAGCTGGGCACCTCCAGTTTTGTGGAGCATACGACCTATATTCGCGCTCTGGAAGCTGGATTATCCAAGGATATTGAATCGATTCAGGGGGTCGAGGCAGCAACCGTCAATCTCGCCATCCCCAATCGCACACCTTTCCTGGAGCGTATGCCGAGCCCTAAGGCTGCAGTTACCCTGAAGCTCGCACCAGGTATGATGCTGACGCAGGAGCAGGTTTATGGCATTACGCATCTCGTGGCATCGAGCGTGCCTGGACTGAAGGCGGGTTCTGTGACCGTGGTCGACCAATATGGCCGGGCATTGACAGCAAAGCCTACAGGATCGCAATCGTCCGCTATCTTGCGGTTACAACAAAGAGTCGAATCCGCCTATCGCAAGCAGATCGTTGATCTGCTTGCTCCTATCGTTGGCGGAAAACGGAACCTACGGGTCGCCGTGGATGCAAATATCGATCTATCCCATACCCAGAAAAGTTTTGTCACGTATGGAATGGGCCATGTGGTTACTGCTGCTGTGGAATCTTCGCGCACGAAAGGCAGTGCATCGAGTTCTACCTTTGGTATCCCTGGAGCGCTATCCAATCAGCCTCCTGGTAACCCACAGGCACCGATCACCGCTCCTGCAACGAGTGCAGCACCGGGGCTGACGCTACAGGAGATCCGGGCGATGATACCCAGATCCAGCCAGGCCAACCAACGGTTTCATTATGTCCTGGATAAGACGGTAGGGTTTACCAAAGGAGAGCCGTGGAGGCTGACGAGTCTTTCCGTATCGGTGCTCATCAATGGCAAGTCCATCTCGCCAACGAGTGCGGTTTCTGCAAAGCCGGTCAGCGCAAGCACTGTGAGCGGTGTCAGCGCGGCTACAACGTCTGCGGTTAGACCCGCAAGCAAACGCCGGACGCTTGCAGGCATACCGGAATACGGTCCCAAGACGCTTTTGCAGCTGAAGAGGATGGTTACCAACACGATCCATGCATCGGCACCTCAGGGGACAGTCGTGCTGTCTGTTCTACCATACGAGCGCCCAGCGCCGATTCCCCATCTACCTTGGTGGCGCCGGATTTCCCCGTGGGTGGTGTGGAGCCGTTTAGAGTGGTTTCTCCTCGGATTGATCGCTTTGCTCTTATTCCGGAAGCTGGCGGTGGAGTTTATGAAACAGCGTAAAACTATCTTCTCACAACAGCCGTCAAGCGATGCGTCGAGTTCTGGCGAGGATGCGCCGGATAAGGGACGCAGCAATGTGCCGCCGGTACAGAATGTTTCTCCATCCATCCCCCTGGATCATGCTACGCTCGATCTTAACGGGGTCAGTCAGGCAAGTCTTGAAGAAAATCTGAATACGATCAAAGAGCTGATTCGTTCCGATACAGTTCGGGCGGTAGAGGTTATTCGTGAGTGGATCGGTAACCTTGGGGAGGTAGACGGTAATGGCTGA
- the fliD gene encoding flagellar filament capping protein FliD: MSISGVLSSSQIQSLVKAAENQYNAPIATLQAEAKPLETEISAYGNLSSVLGGLQSAVQGLMDLSSLTQVQANVGNSAILSATASNAAPTGSYSVTVSGLATAQSLYSSDYSSQTSAIGTGTLSIQVGNGAAVNIDVTSSNDTLDGLANAINQSGAGVTASVVYDGTGYRLTVIGNQTGSGNAFSISTTGSALSGFSYASGASGMTESQAAQNATASVNGISLTSASNTFSGAIPGVSFTVSATGSTSISVGVSTSDAQSAIQDFVQAFNKASSFIQSATAYTPASGTAAVSATGTVASGTAGPLIGDPVVQGIENQLLSIISTATAIGSGGAADAIGFGNIGITLTSSGTITVDQSALNSALSSNYAQVMGLFGAMGGSNNPSVQFSGATSGTVAGVYDVNVTANSSSLTSGTVNGYVASGSNGMMTVTSGPAAGMTLSIGTGTLPSASVFFNQGIASSMASLLDGVLGSNGVIQQAQNDLQSQLTNMNSQITQYQQASKEQISAMVSAFGNYENVSAQASTTANDLNAIFSSLFGGSSSGS; encoded by the coding sequence ATGTCTATTTCCGGAGTGTTGAGTTCCAGCCAGATCCAATCGTTGGTGAAGGCTGCCGAAAACCAATACAACGCACCTATCGCCACCCTCCAGGCCGAGGCCAAGCCATTGGAGACGGAGATCAGCGCGTACGGCAACCTGTCTTCTGTGCTGGGGGGGCTGCAGAGTGCCGTACAGGGGTTGATGGACCTGTCCAGTTTGACGCAGGTGCAAGCCAATGTGGGGAACAGCGCGATCCTGAGTGCCACGGCCAGTAATGCGGCGCCGACAGGAAGCTATTCGGTAACGGTTTCTGGCCTGGCTACGGCGCAATCCCTGTACAGTAGCGACTACTCCAGCCAGACGTCGGCCATTGGCACAGGCACACTGTCGATTCAGGTGGGTAATGGTGCTGCGGTAAACATTGATGTGACCAGCAGCAACGATACGTTAGATGGCTTAGCCAATGCCATCAATCAGTCGGGTGCCGGAGTCACTGCCAGTGTGGTGTACGATGGTACGGGATATCGGCTGACAGTGATCGGAAACCAGACGGGCTCGGGCAACGCGTTTAGTATCAGCACCACAGGTTCGGCGCTTTCGGGTTTTTCTTATGCGTCCGGTGCATCTGGTATGACGGAAAGTCAGGCGGCACAAAATGCTACAGCGTCAGTAAATGGTATTTCTCTAACTTCAGCAAGCAATACGTTTTCTGGCGCAATTCCTGGCGTGAGTTTTACGGTAAGTGCAACCGGCAGCACCAGTATATCGGTTGGGGTTTCGACCTCAGATGCGCAATCGGCCATTCAGGATTTCGTGCAAGCCTTCAATAAGGCTTCCAGCTTCATTCAGTCAGCGACCGCGTATACGCCGGCCAGCGGGACGGCAGCGGTGTCTGCGACGGGAACCGTTGCTTCTGGGACTGCAGGACCGCTGATTGGTGATCCTGTAGTTCAAGGTATTGAGAACCAGTTGCTGTCCATAATATCCACGGCAACGGCTATTGGTTCTGGTGGGGCTGCAGATGCTATTGGATTTGGGAACATAGGTATCACGCTCACGTCCAGTGGCACCATTACGGTAGACCAGTCTGCTTTGAATAGCGCATTAAGCAGTAATTATGCGCAAGTCATGGGTTTGTTTGGAGCGATGGGTGGTTCGAACAACCCGAGCGTTCAATTTTCAGGGGCGACCTCTGGAACGGTTGCCGGAGTGTACGATGTTAACGTAACGGCGAATTCGTCGTCGCTGACATCGGGTACGGTCAATGGCTATGTAGCGTCCGGTAGCAATGGGATGATGACGGTAACCAGTGGACCGGCAGCCGGAATGACGTTGTCTATCGGAACGGGGACGCTACCATCTGCATCGGTATTTTTCAATCAAGGTATCGCGTCTTCCATGGCATCTCTGCTGGATGGCGTCCTGGGGAGCAACGGGGTCATTCAGCAAGCGCAAAACGATTTGCAATCGCAATTGACCAATATGAATTCGCAAATCACTCAGTATCAGCAGGCATCCAAAGAGCAAATCTCGGCCATGGTCAGCGCGTTTGGTAATTACGAGAATGTATCGGCCCAGGCTTCTACTACGGCAAACGACTTGAATGCTATCTTCTCTAGTCTCTTCGGGGGGTCTTCCAGTGGCAGCTAA
- a CDS encoding flagellar protein FliS: MLSSLVSSGGLPVAANPYALVRNETATPLDLWDRGYRRCVALLQGAKHLMSSRDPADLMEKARLLHDAFAIVEFWLAALPPDDAESTASTNPSFQARLRTAYTFVLHRIVKANLNNKPEDLEEALKMLQHLRQVFRKEEGVGE, translated from the coding sequence ATGCTATCTTCTCTAGTCTCTTCGGGGGGTCTTCCAGTGGCAGCTAATCCGTATGCTTTGGTTCGCAACGAGACAGCGACCCCACTGGATCTCTGGGATCGGGGTTATCGTCGTTGCGTCGCCCTGCTTCAGGGAGCGAAGCATCTGATGAGCAGCCGTGATCCCGCGGACCTCATGGAAAAGGCCCGTTTACTCCACGACGCCTTTGCTATCGTGGAGTTTTGGTTGGCAGCTCTCCCTCCAGATGATGCGGAATCCACCGCATCCACGAATCCCTCGTTCCAAGCGCGGTTGCGTACTGCGTATACCTTTGTTTTGCATCGTATCGTCAAGGCGAACCTCAACAATAAGCCAGAAGACCTTGAGGAAGCCCTGAAGATGCTGCAGCACCTGCGGCAGGTCTTCCGTAAAGAGGAAGGTGTCGGAGAATAG
- the fliP gene encoding flagellar type III secretion system pore protein FliP (The bacterial flagellar biogenesis protein FliP forms a type III secretion system (T3SS)-type pore required for flagellar assembly.), protein MMAPGGLDVLHAVTQGRGITYSLPVQTVILMTVLTFLPAIVLMMTGFTRIIIVLSLLRQGLGLSTMPPNIVLIGLALFLTFFVMQPTWSSINHQALIPLEQGKVSVTRALAIAEKPLRIFMRNNTTKDSVAQFLRMDGIKKTLRSEKDIPMRVLIPAFAVSQLESGFELGFLVYLPFLIIDLLVAAVLMAMGMMMVSPQTISIPIKLLLFALGGGWLLVTGTLVRSFFSVG, encoded by the coding sequence ATGATGGCTCCTGGTGGCTTGGATGTGTTGCATGCGGTAACGCAGGGTCGAGGTATCACGTATAGCCTGCCCGTACAAACGGTCATTCTAATGACCGTGCTGACGTTTTTGCCGGCTATCGTCTTAATGATGACTGGGTTTACGCGAATCATCATCGTTCTGTCTTTATTGCGGCAAGGTCTCGGATTATCTACAATGCCGCCGAATATTGTTTTGATTGGTCTTGCGTTGTTTCTGACGTTCTTCGTTATGCAGCCAACTTGGTCATCCATTAATCATCAAGCGCTTATTCCTTTGGAGCAGGGGAAGGTGTCTGTGACTAGGGCGCTAGCGATCGCGGAAAAGCCGCTTCGGATATTTATGCGAAACAACACGACCAAGGATTCAGTAGCACAATTTCTTCGTATGGACGGCATTAAGAAGACTTTACGCTCGGAAAAGGATATCCCAATGCGGGTTTTGATTCCTGCTTTCGCCGTGTCTCAACTGGAATCGGGGTTTGAGCTCGGGTTTCTGGTGTATTTACCTTTTCTGATCATCGACTTATTGGTTGCGGCGGTGTTAATGGCGATGGGCATGATGATGGTATCTCCGCAAACCATTTCGATTCCCATTAAATTATTGTTATTCGCTCTTGGTGGAGGCTGGCTTTTGGTGACCGGAACGTTAGTTCGGAGTTTTTTTTCGGTGGGCTAA
- the fliG gene encoding flagellar motor switch protein FliG, with amino-acid sequence MADLSGSGGPASLNAGLDYAAVFLLGVGPDDAALILQQLNPREIQRIAAAMSRPRKITREALEIVMQDFVDRLKHQTSVGGRPEHYLREVLAMAMGRDKASEILDRIVTGGEYAGLEIIKWADPKTIAEMIRFEHPQILATILAHLDSEKAGNVLHNLPDKIIPDIIYRLATMAPVPPNAIRELNEVLDQQLSGQITNTIVQGDAGGPKAAAELLNHLETSRTKVSMEHVRAIDPTLAQKIEDYMFTFEDLRKLDDRSLQVLFRDIERDTLAIAMKNASEDLRSRVFANMSERAAKMLQEDLESKGPLRLSEVESAQREILATAQKLDREGAIILRGGEDDEVLE; translated from the coding sequence ATGGCTGATTTGTCCGGTTCTGGAGGACCAGCGTCTTTGAATGCTGGGCTAGATTACGCCGCCGTATTCCTGCTTGGGGTGGGGCCGGATGACGCGGCTTTGATCCTCCAACAGCTTAATCCGAGGGAGATCCAGCGCATTGCTGCAGCCATGTCACGGCCACGAAAGATTACCCGTGAGGCGCTGGAGATCGTGATGCAGGATTTCGTTGATCGTCTGAAGCATCAAACGTCGGTCGGTGGGCGTCCTGAGCATTATCTGCGAGAGGTGTTGGCCATGGCCATGGGCCGGGACAAGGCTTCGGAGATTCTGGATCGTATCGTTACTGGAGGCGAATACGCCGGATTGGAGATTATCAAGTGGGCTGATCCCAAAACCATTGCCGAAATGATTCGCTTCGAGCACCCGCAGATTCTCGCGACGATCCTCGCGCACCTGGATTCCGAAAAGGCGGGGAACGTGCTACACAATCTGCCAGACAAGATTATTCCCGATATCATTTACCGTCTGGCCACCATGGCACCGGTGCCGCCCAACGCCATCCGCGAATTAAATGAAGTTCTTGATCAGCAGTTGTCTGGTCAAATTACGAATACCATTGTTCAAGGAGATGCGGGTGGGCCGAAAGCCGCAGCCGAGTTGCTTAACCATCTGGAAACGAGCCGCACCAAGGTGTCCATGGAACACGTTCGCGCAATCGATCCGACCTTGGCACAAAAGATCGAGGATTATATGTTTACCTTTGAAGATCTCAGGAAACTCGATGACCGCTCGTTGCAAGTACTCTTCCGTGATATCGAACGTGATACACTGGCGATTGCTATGAAGAATGCCTCGGAGGATTTGCGCAGCCGAGTTTTTGCAAACATGTCGGAACGCGCAGCAAAGATGCTCCAGGAGGATCTGGAAAGCAAAGGGCCGTTACGTCTCTCCGAGGTGGAAAGCGCGCAACGGGAAATCTTGGCGACAGCGCAGAAGCTGGACCGCGAAGGTGCCATTATCCTTAGGGGTGGAGAAGATGACGAGGTGCTGGAATGA
- a CDS encoding flagellar biosynthetic protein FliQ, with protein MIHDGWMLEALTQAAKTGLLMGAPLFGVLLFSGIFIGLFQVASQLNDMSVSFVPKFLLFVLVVVLFGGSIVGWYIHFFVHWYEEIPHWIRFH; from the coding sequence ATGATTCACGATGGTTGGATGCTGGAAGCGTTGACTCAGGCTGCCAAGACGGGACTGTTGATGGGTGCACCCCTCTTTGGTGTGCTCCTATTTTCCGGGATTTTCATAGGTCTGTTTCAGGTCGCCTCTCAATTGAATGACATGAGTGTAAGTTTTGTACCTAAGTTCCTGTTGTTCGTCCTTGTCGTGGTTCTGTTTGGCGGTAGCATCGTTGGGTGGTATATCCATTTTTTTGTGCACTGGTACGAGGAAATTCCTCATTGGATACGTTTTCACTGA
- a CDS encoding sigma-70 family RNA polymerase sigma factor, producing the protein MDTFSLKMYGLGSDKVNDRDVGRYLRALHPMILRVAKRIQDTLPVDHLDDLVQTGVTVAWEHYEHHLRHSDPESFRRWLFVRIRGAMLDFLRDEDPFPRRLRDQSRKLERAAAQFRSREMREPSDRELAEAAGMDLDALHAHFIAASRAAPDYLEDYLMDGVELAAEPGQAGPDVHAVRQEWAVILERAINRLQENERVALSLYILEGLTLEEVAEVLGCGSKSSALRVVNAAIFKCRSYLAEQSLSLVDF; encoded by the coding sequence TTGGATACGTTTTCACTGAAAATGTACGGACTCGGATCAGATAAGGTCAATGATCGGGATGTTGGCCGCTATCTTCGAGCGTTGCATCCGATGATCCTGCGGGTTGCCAAACGTATTCAGGACACGTTGCCTGTGGATCATCTGGATGACTTAGTTCAGACTGGTGTAACTGTTGCTTGGGAGCATTATGAGCATCACTTGCGCCATTCTGACCCGGAGAGTTTTCGACGTTGGTTGTTTGTGCGTATTCGTGGCGCGATGTTGGATTTTTTGCGTGATGAAGATCCCTTTCCGCGAAGGTTGCGGGACCAAAGTCGGAAACTAGAAAGAGCGGCTGCTCAATTTCGGTCTAGGGAGATGCGGGAGCCCAGTGATCGGGAGTTGGCTGAGGCGGCGGGTATGGATCTGGATGCATTGCATGCGCATTTCATCGCCGCGTCCCGAGCGGCGCCGGATTATCTTGAAGACTATTTGATGGACGGCGTTGAACTGGCCGCAGAGCCAGGACAAGCGGGTCCGGACGTTCATGCTGTTCGACAGGAATGGGCGGTCATTCTGGAGCGTGCCATCAATCGTCTACAAGAAAACGAGCGTGTCGCTCTTTCGCTATATATCCTCGAAGGATTGACGCTGGAAGAGGTGGCGGAAGTTTTAGGGTGTGGGAGCAAGAGTAGCGCCTTGCGTGTCGTCAATGCCGCCATTTTCAAGTGCCGCTCGTATCTTGCGGAGCAGTCTTTGTCGTTAGTCGATTTTTAG
- the fliN gene encoding flagellar motor switch protein FliN translates to MSDSTDDATNPLPIEHFDSSDETNEKLLTPGSPSVDLLVNVPMRISVELGRTRMPFKNILQLSQGSVIELNRAVGEPLTIYINGEIFAYGEAVLVNQERFGVRLTALVNKEDLIQNPREP, encoded by the coding sequence ATGAGTGATTCAACCGATGACGCAACCAATCCATTGCCAATTGAGCATTTTGATTCATCGGATGAGACTAACGAAAAGTTGCTAACTCCGGGCTCTCCATCGGTCGATTTGTTAGTGAACGTTCCCATGCGGATATCGGTAGAATTGGGACGAACCAGAATGCCTTTTAAAAATATTCTGCAATTATCACAGGGATCGGTGATTGAGCTGAATCGTGCGGTGGGTGAGCCGCTGACAATATATATAAATGGGGAGATCTTTGCGTATGGTGAGGCGGTACTTGTAAACCAGGAACGATTTGGGGTGCGCTTGACAGCTTTGGTGAACAAGGAAGACCTGATACAGAATCCACGGGAACCATGA
- the fliM gene encoding flagellar motor switch protein FliM encodes MNPENGGLSQEEIDAMMGGGSPSEKNTDADDGPGKTVGTEARRTDQASTSQAPTSSGPTIVPLDLLNQDRMNRSRMPTMEVLNDRFARSFRGSLFNYLRVNADIISLSAQIQKYGEYIGKIALPSYFVMVSLTPLRGSMLFIMDPYLCYAVIEAFFGGNGRLEPKLEGRDFSVIEQRVFNKIIDHAVEDFTSAWEPIIKLRPKVLRSDVKSQFVSIASSTEGVVGSVFEIEMERWSGKLYTCIPYNTVEPLREQLVSGVAADQSEMDPSWKQMLHMDIQNAMVDVSVILASQDIPLSRARTLQKGDVLSFDRVQDARVYVEDILIGEGRYGAFKNQYAVKLVSYRTPSEEDVLQSIRLKKEGINNE; translated from the coding sequence ATGAATCCAGAAAACGGTGGATTAAGCCAGGAGGAAATAGACGCCATGATGGGCGGCGGTAGCCCATCGGAAAAAAATACAGATGCCGATGACGGCCCAGGAAAAACGGTGGGAACGGAGGCGCGCCGTACGGATCAAGCTTCGACTTCTCAGGCACCGACGTCGTCTGGACCGACGATCGTTCCTCTGGACCTATTAAATCAGGATCGGATGAACCGTAGTCGAATGCCGACCATGGAGGTGCTGAACGACCGTTTCGCGCGATCGTTTCGCGGCAGTCTTTTCAATTACTTACGCGTTAATGCGGACATTATATCGCTGTCCGCGCAGATTCAAAAATACGGGGAATATATTGGGAAAATCGCCCTGCCTTCGTATTTTGTTATGGTGAGTTTGACACCATTGCGCGGAAGCATGCTTTTTATCATGGACCCCTATTTATGCTACGCAGTCATTGAGGCGTTTTTTGGAGGTAATGGGCGCTTAGAGCCAAAACTCGAAGGCCGAGATTTTAGTGTCATCGAGCAAAGGGTTTTCAACAAGATCATCGACCATGCTGTAGAGGACTTTACATCTGCGTGGGAACCAATCATCAAGCTACGCCCAAAAGTACTGCGTTCCGATGTAAAGTCCCAGTTCGTCAGTATTGCATCCAGCACCGAAGGCGTCGTGGGAAGTGTGTTTGAAATCGAGATGGAACGTTGGAGCGGAAAGCTCTATACGTGTATACCGTACAACACCGTTGAACCACTGCGCGAACAACTAGTATCCGGCGTAGCTGCCGATCAGTCGGAAATGGACCCTTCCTGGAAGCAGATGCTACATATGGATATACAGAACGCCATGGTTGATGTGTCGGTCATCCTGGCCTCCCAGGATATCCCGTTGAGTCGGGCACGGACATTGCAGAAGGGGGACGTATTGAGCTTCGATCGGGTACAAGATGCACGTGTGTATGTAGAGGATATTCTTATTGGCGAAGGGCGATATGGTGCGTTCAAAAATCAGTACGCTGTAAAGCTGGTTTCGTATCGTACGCCCAGCGAGGAGGATGTTCTGCAAAGTATCCGATTGAAAAAGGAGGGAATTAACAATGAGTGA
- a CDS encoding flagellar hook-length control protein FliK, whose product MPDVEYSTPLAEMQSISNKGVQPSVVEKSSADDVEKSTYRTGRMDLSVTLPYARADFVVEQSKNRQRLAVSGENRVVSDGVESVRFRLLTTNSRRNMAEHASVSWARSLAGTATTHTYAALDSASKNTDALNAGTQPAMGVAQPGLVAVNDGEAQAVVPQQISSPVLHLGGTGWPSVLAGQVARLTVGHSMVIRVHPERLGPIEVRATQGVGGLAIHLTVTHPQVEQILQQNIGMVASQIQVMQTTPSAPVSVSVQMNAALASGFGSMGGNPENHQGTPYTASAGQTFSSTDSMEIPTDAADAGNVVTTDVRFFESWV is encoded by the coding sequence GTGCCAGATGTCGAATACTCGACACCGTTGGCAGAGATGCAATCGATATCTAATAAAGGAGTACAGCCATCGGTTGTCGAGAAGTCGTCAGCCGATGATGTCGAAAAATCGACATATCGCACTGGACGAATGGATCTCTCTGTGACTCTACCCTATGCCAGGGCCGATTTCGTTGTGGAGCAGTCCAAGAACCGGCAACGTTTGGCCGTATCTGGCGAAAATCGGGTGGTTTCGGATGGGGTGGAGTCGGTTAGATTCCGGCTACTCACAACCAACTCTCGGCGGAATATGGCAGAACACGCTTCTGTGTCGTGGGCACGGTCACTGGCTGGTACTGCTACCACCCATACCTATGCAGCGCTCGATTCCGCGTCCAAGAATACCGATGCCCTGAACGCTGGGACGCAACCGGCGATGGGTGTGGCGCAACCGGGCCTTGTTGCGGTCAATGACGGAGAAGCTCAAGCGGTGGTTCCGCAGCAAATTTCGTCCCCCGTCCTGCACCTCGGTGGAACCGGATGGCCATCTGTGTTGGCGGGGCAAGTTGCTCGCCTTACCGTGGGGCACAGCATGGTGATACGTGTACATCCGGAACGTCTCGGCCCGATCGAGGTGCGTGCGACTCAGGGTGTCGGGGGGCTCGCCATTCATCTAACGGTAACTCATCCGCAGGTAGAGCAAATATTGCAACAGAACATCGGTATGGTTGCCAGTCAGATTCAGGTTATGCAAACCACACCATCAGCGCCAGTGAGTGTGTCGGTACAAATGAACGCGGCACTTGCAAGTGGGTTTGGCTCCATGGGCGGAAACCCTGAAAATCACCAAGGTACCCCGTATACCGCGTCGGCCGGGCAGACTTTTTCGAGTACCGACTCCATGGAGATCCCGACAGATGCTGCGGATGCTGGAAATGTCGTAACAACGGACGTCCGGTTTTTCGAGTCGTGGGTGTAA